The genomic interval ACGGTACGGACGGGTACGTCGAACTCCTGCCCTGACTTTTCCGGCCGCGTCCTGACGTGGCCCGGCCCTGGCGATTTCCGCCAACTCCCGCTCCCCACGGGCGACTTCTCCGCCCGTGGGGAGCGGACCGCTGCGCGCCCACCTTCCGCAGCGCACACCCACCCCTCTCACATACCCCCCACCGGTATGTTAATGTCCGAGCTCTAGATACCCCTAGGGGGTATCAATCCGAGAGAGGGGAAGGATCATGCCAACCGTCAATCCCAAGCGCTGGTGGGCACTCGCCGTGCTGGCCACCGCGCAGTTCATGGTCATCATGGACACGTCGATCATCGGGGTCGCGCTCCCCGAGATGCAGAAGGATCTGGGCTTCTCGCAGGGCGAGTTGCAGTGGGTGTTCAACGCGTACGTGATCGCGTTCGGCGGGTTGCTGCTGCTGGGCGGGCGGCTGTCCGACCTGATCGGCGCACGGAAGATATTCGTGACCGGCTGGATCGTGATGATCGCCGGATCGGTCGTCGCGGCGGCGGCCACCACCGCCTGGGCGGAAGTGCTCGGACGCGGCGTCCAGGGCGTCGGCGGAGCGCTCATCACACCGTCCGCGATGACCCTGCTGATGATGCTCTTCGGGCACGACCGGAAGGAACTCGGCAAGGCCATGGCCTTCTACGGCGCCGCAGCCCCGGCGGGCGGCACGGCCGGAGTCTTCCTGGGCGGCGTGTTCACGGAGTGGCTGAGCTGGCCCTGGGTGTTCGTCATCTACGTTCCCATCGGCCTCGCCACTCTGGCCGCCACCCGGATACTGCCCGCCGTCGCGAGCCGCCGGGGCTCGGTGGACATCACCGGCGCGGTAGCCGTCACCGCGGGCCTCGCGCTGGCCGTCTTCGCCGTCGTACGGGCTCCGGAGACCGGCTGGGGCTCCACGGCGACGGTGCTCCAACTGCTGGGCGCGGCAGCCCTCTTGGGTGTCTTCCTCTTCATCCAGAAGTCCGTACGGGAACCCCTCATGCCGCTCGGCGTGTGGCGGGTGCCCCGGCTCGGGTCGGCGAACCTGGCGATGCTGCTGCTCGGTGCGGCGTGGATTCCGATGTGGTACTTCCTCAACCTGTACCTGCAACAGGTCCTGGGCTACGGGGCGTTCGCGAGCGGGGCGGCGCTGGTGCCGATGACCGTACTCCTGATGATCTTCATGACGGCGATCACGGCCCGGCTGATGGCGAAGTTCGGCGCGAGGCCGCTGATCGGGGGCGGGCTGCTGGTGCTGGCGGCCGGTTTGCTGTGGCTGTCGGCGGTCGAGCCGACGGGGAGCTTCCTGGTGGACGTGCTCCCGGCGTCGCTGGTCGCCGCGCTCGGCATGTCGCTCGCGTACATCCCGGCGATGATGACCGCGATGTCCGGGGCCCCGCAGGAGCAGGCCGGCCTTGCCTCCGGCATCGTCAACACCACCTACCAGGTGGGTTCGGCACTCGGCCTGGCGGCGCTGACCGCGCTGGCGACGTCACAGGGCGCGGGCGAACTCGGCGACCTCCCGGCGCTGACGGACGGGTTCGGTGCGGCCTTCGTCGGGGCGGCGGGGGTGGCCGCGCTGGGTGGACTGGTCACGTTGCTGGTGATGCGGGGCGAGAAGCGGAACGGATCTCGCCCGGGTACTGGTACCGGTTCTGGTAGCAGTTCTGGTACCGGGCAGGCTGCCGGGTCCGCGTCGGGTGAGCAGGTGGGCGTGTAGGCGGGCGTGTAGGGCGTGGGCTGCTCTGGGAGGAGCGGAGGTGTCGGGGGGTGGGCCGTCCGCGTGGCGGGGCCCACCCCCCATGGTTCTACTGGGGGCAGGGCCCGGCTACTTGGGGCAGAACTCGGCCTCCATCACGGAGTCGGTGTCCCCGCTCCAGTCGTTGTTGAGGTTCAGGGAGACGGTCTTCCGTCCGTCGCCTGAGGTCATCGTGTGGGTGGTCGAGCCGAAGATGCCGCCGGTGTGGCCCCAGATCACCTTCCCGCAGGACTGCTCCTCCTTGAAGATGCCCAGCCCGTAGCCGAGGTCGGGGCGCTGTTCGTGGACCGGGACGGTGGTCTTCATCTCCTTGAGCTGCTGCGCGGGCAGGAGCTTGCCGGTGAGGAGGGAGCGGTAGAAGCGGTTGAGGTCGGCGGTGCTGGAGATCATGCCGCCCGAGGCACCGGCCAGGGTGGGGTTGAATTCGGTGATGTCGTACTTCTTCCCGGTCGCCGGGTCGATCCCGAGCGTGCTGTACGCACGGCTGCTGGGCCGGGGCATCCGGGACTCGTCGTGCGGGACGGACGTGGCGCGCAGGCCCAGGGGGCGCACGATGCGCCGCTCGATCTCGCTCTCGTACGAGCGGTGGGTGGCCTTCTCGATGACCATTCCGGCGATGACGTAATTGGTGTTGGAGTACTGCCACTTGGCGCCGGGGTCGAATTCGGGGGCGTGACCCATGGCGACCTTCACGAGTTCGCGGGCGGGGAGGGAGTCGTAGCGGTGCTCAAGGAAGCCGACGCCCATGTGCTGCCGGGCGAACTCCGGGTCGGTGGTGTAGTCGAAGATGCCGCTGGTGTGCTGGAGGAGCTGGCGGATCGTTATCTTCTGGCCGTCGTGGCCGTGGCCGCTGACGACGCCCGGGAGCCACTTGTCGACGCGGTCGTCGAGGTGGAGCTTCCCCTCGGCTTCCAGCTGGAGCACGACGGTGGCGACGAAGGTTTTGGTGAGGGAGGCAATCCGGAAGCGGTCCTGAGGACTGCGTTCCTTCTTGGTGGTCACGTTGCCGACCCCGGCGGTGGCCGTCCAGGGCCGGGACCCGCCGGGCCCCTCGGAGCGGGCGACGACGCCGGGAGCTCCGTCACGCACGAGGGCGTCGACGGCGGCGCGGGTCTGGGCGTGGTCGTCGCCGGTACGGTCGCGGGTCTGGGCGGTGGCGGGGCTTGCGAGGGTGGCGGCGGTGAGGGCGGCCAGGGCGGTGGCGGTGAGGAGGGCGGTGCGGGTGGGACGTGCGGGCATGTGGGGTCCTTGGCGAGTCGGGTGCGTGCCGGGCGACGGGTGCGGCGGCATGTCGCGGGGGAGGACCGGGGGCGGATGTGCGGGGTTGCGCGGTCTGGGAGGGTTGACCCATTTCCAGCCAATGCCGGTCGATGGCTGAGGTTCAGGCCGCTGCGTGAGGGTCCGGCGCTTGAGGACGCGCGGCGAATCCGTACAGGGGGGCAAGGGGCGTAGCCCCCTCCGCAACAGCCGCCCGTCCCCTACCCCCCGCCCCCTACGCCTCGCCCCGCGGACCCAGCCTCCGCGTCTGTTCGCCGAGGACCTCGATCGTGCCGCGTACGTAGTCCTCGATGACCGCGAGTTCGTCCGCGTCGTACCGGGCCATGAACACTCCCATGGCCCGGCCCAGCTCCTCCAGCGCACCGGTCCCGGGCGCGTCCGGACGGGCCTCGACGAGGATCCGCCGACGGTCGCCCGCATCGGCCGCACGACGTACGTGCCCACCCCGCTCCAGCCGGTCGATCAGCCCGGTCGCCGCCCCCGAGGTGACCCCGATGCGCTGCGCCAGGACCCCGGCGGTGAACGGCCCCTCCCGACGGATCAGGCTCAGAGCGCGCTGATCGGCCGCGCTCAGCCCCAGCTGTCGGCCCACGGCCTCGTGGAAGAGGACGACCGCGGTACTCAACTCGGCCCCGAGGCGGTCCCCTTCAGGGATTCTGCGGTGATCTGGCACGGTATTGCTCCACTTCTCGTTTTCTCCGGGTCATCTCAGGGTCCTCAACCCTTCACAGCACTAAGCATCTTACTAACCTAAGGAATATGACCCGTCGAACGGAAACCGCCGCCCCCTTCCGCCCCTCCTTA from Streptomyces sp. NBC_00237 carries:
- a CDS encoding MFS transporter translates to MPTVNPKRWWALAVLATAQFMVIMDTSIIGVALPEMQKDLGFSQGELQWVFNAYVIAFGGLLLLGGRLSDLIGARKIFVTGWIVMIAGSVVAAAATTAWAEVLGRGVQGVGGALITPSAMTLLMMLFGHDRKELGKAMAFYGAAAPAGGTAGVFLGGVFTEWLSWPWVFVIYVPIGLATLAATRILPAVASRRGSVDITGAVAVTAGLALAVFAVVRAPETGWGSTATVLQLLGAAALLGVFLFIQKSVREPLMPLGVWRVPRLGSANLAMLLLGAAWIPMWYFLNLYLQQVLGYGAFASGAALVPMTVLLMIFMTAITARLMAKFGARPLIGGGLLVLAAGLLWLSAVEPTGSFLVDVLPASLVAALGMSLAYIPAMMTAMSGAPQEQAGLASGIVNTTYQVGSALGLAALTALATSQGAGELGDLPALTDGFGAAFVGAAGVAALGGLVTLLVMRGEKRNGSRPGTGTGSGSSSGTGQAAGSASGEQVGV
- a CDS encoding serine hydrolase, giving the protein MPARPTRTALLTATALAALTAATLASPATAQTRDRTGDDHAQTRAAVDALVRDGAPGVVARSEGPGGSRPWTATAGVGNVTTKKERSPQDRFRIASLTKTFVATVVLQLEAEGKLHLDDRVDKWLPGVVSGHGHDGQKITIRQLLQHTSGIFDYTTDPEFARQHMGVGFLEHRYDSLPARELVKVAMGHAPEFDPGAKWQYSNTNYVIAGMVIEKATHRSYESEIERRIVRPLGLRATSVPHDESRMPRPSSRAYSTLGIDPATGKKYDITEFNPTLAGASGGMISSTADLNRFYRSLLTGKLLPAQQLKEMKTTVPVHEQRPDLGYGLGIFKEEQSCGKVIWGHTGGIFGSTTHTMTSGDGRKTVSLNLNNDWSGDTDSVMEAEFCPK
- a CDS encoding MarR family transcriptional regulator; its protein translation is MSTAVVLFHEAVGRQLGLSAADQRALSLIRREGPFTAGVLAQRIGVTSGAATGLIDRLERGGHVRRAADAGDRRRILVEARPDAPGTGALEELGRAMGVFMARYDADELAVIEDYVRGTIEVLGEQTRRLGPRGEA